One segment of Brassica napus cultivar Da-Ae chromosome C3, Da-Ae, whole genome shotgun sequence DNA contains the following:
- the LOC106390428 gene encoding PLAT domain-containing protein 1 yields MTRLLPLLLLIATVSAVAFADDEPDCVYTFYLRTGSIWKAGTDSIISARIYDKYGDYIGIKNLEAWGGLMGPDYNYFERGNLDIFSGRAPCLPSPICSLNLTSDGSGDHHGWYVNYVEVSTAGVHAQCSTQNFEIEQWLATDTSPYELTAVRNNCPVSLRDSVSRVGSEIRKQLSWVI; encoded by the exons ATGACTCGTCTCCTCCCTTTACTCCTCCTCATCGCCACCGTCTCCGCCGTCGCATTCGCC GACGATGAACCGGACTGCGTCTACACGTTCTACCTCCGAACCGGATCAATCTGGAAAGCCGGAACCGACTCGATCATCAGCGCTAGAATCTACGACAAGTACGGTGACTACATCGGGATCAAGAACCTAGAGGCTTGGGGTGGGCTAATGGGCCCTGACTACAACTACTTCGAGAGAGGCAACCTCGACATTTTCAGCGGAAGAGCACCGTGTTTGCCTAGTCCGATCTGCTCTCTAAACCTTACCTCCGACGGCTCCGGCGATCACCATGGCTGGTACGTCAATTACGTCGAGGTTTCGACAGCTGGAGTTCACGCTCAGTGCTCCACGCAGAACTTCGAGATCGAGCAGTGGCTCGCCACCGATACGTCTCCTTATGAGCTCACCGCGGTGAGGAACAATTGTCCCGTGTCGCTAAGGGATAGCGTTAGTCGGGTCGGGTCGGAGATCCGGAAACAGCTTTCTTGGGTCATCTGA